Proteins from a genomic interval of Neovison vison isolate M4711 chromosome 4, ASM_NN_V1, whole genome shotgun sequence:
- the PUF60 gene encoding poly(U)-binding-splicing factor PUF60 isoform X4: MENGQSTAAKLGLPPLTPEQQEALQKAKKYAMEQSIKSVLVKQTIAHQQQQLTNLQMAAVTMGFGDPLSPLQSMAAQRQRALAIMCRVYVGSIYYELGEDTIRQAFAPFGPIKSIDMSWDSVTMKHKGFAFVEYEVPEAAQLALEQMNSVMLGGRNIKVGRPSNIGQAQPIIDQLAEEARAFNRIYVASVHQDLSDDDIKSVFEAFGKIKSCTLARDPTTGKHKGYGFIEYEKAQSSQDAVSSMNLFDLGGQYLRVGKAVTPPMPLLTPASPGGLPPAAAVAAAAATAKITAQEAVAGAAVLGTLATPGLVSPALTLAQPLGALPQAVMAAQAPGVITGVTPARPPIPVTIPSVGVVNPILASPPTLGLLEPKKEKEEEELFPESERPEMLSEQEHMSISGSSARHMVMQKLLRKQESTVMVLRNMVDPKDIDDDLEGEVTEECGKFGAVNRVIIYQEKQGEEEDAEIIVKIFVEFSVASETHKAIQALNGRWFAGRKVVAEVYDQERFDNSDLSA; encoded by the exons ATGGAGAACGGGCAGAGCACAGCCGCGAAGCTGGGACTGCCTCCTCTGACGCCCGAGCAGCAAGAGGCCCTCCAGAAG GCCAAGAAGTACGCCATGGAGCAGAGCATCAAGAGCGTGCTGGTGAAGCAGACCATCGCGCACCAACAGCAGCAGCTCACCAACCTGCAG ATGGCAGCAGTGACAATGGGCTTTGGAGATCCTCTCTCACCTTTGCAATCG ATGGCAGCTCAGCGGCAGCGGGCACTGGCCATCATGTGCCGGGTCTACGTGGGGTCCATCTACTATGAGCTTGGGGAGGACACCATCCGCCAGGCTTTTGCTCCCTTTGGACCCATCAAGAGCATTGACATGTCCTGGGACTCCGTCACCATGAAGCACAAG GGCTTTGCCTTTGTGGAGTACGAGGTCCCAGAAGCTGCTCAGCTCGCCTTGGAGCAGATGAACTCGGTGATGCTAGGAGGCAGGAACATCAAG gtGGGCAGACCCAGTAACATAGGCCAGGCCCAGCCCATCATAGACCAGCTGGCTGAGGAGGCTCGAGCTTTCAACCGCATCTATGTGGCGTCTGTGCACCAGGACCTTTCAGATGATGACATCAAGAGCGTCTTTGAGGCCTTTGGCAAGATCAAATCTTGCACGCTTGCCCGGGACCCTACGACTGGCAAGCACAAGGGTTATGGTTTCATTG AGTATGAGAAGGCCCAGTCGTCCCAGGATGCCGTGTCTTCCATGAACCTCTTTGATCTGGGAGGCCAGTACTTGCGAGTGGGCAAGGCTGTCACCCCCCCCATGCCCCTGCTCACACCTGCCAGCCCTGGAGGCCTCCCGCCTGCTGCGGCTGTGGCTGCAGCTGCCGCCACAGCCAAGATCACCGCTCAG GAAGCAGTGGCTGGAGCAGCGGTGCTGGGTACCCTGGCCACGCCTGGACTGGTTTCTCCCGCACTGACTCTGGCTCAGCCTCTGGGGGCTTTGCCCCAGGCAGTCATGGCTGCCCAGGCCCCAGGAGTCATCACAG GTGTGACCCCAGCCCGGCCTCCCATTCCGGTCACCATCCCCTCTGTGGGAGTGGTCAACCCCATCCTGGCCAGCCCTCCAACGCTGGGTCTCCTGGAGcccaagaaggagaaggaagaggaggagctgtTCCCCGAATCGGAGCGGCCGGAGATGCTGAGCGAGCAGGAGCACATGAGCATCTCGGGCAGCAGCGCCCGCCACATGGTGATGCAGAAGCTGCTGCGCAAGCAGGAG TCCACAGTGATGGTTCTGCGCAACATGGTGGACCCCAAGGACATCGATGATGACCTGGAGGGGGAGGTGACCGAGGAGTGTGGCAAGTTCGGCGCTGTCAACCGCGTCATCATCTACCAGGAGAAGCAAGGCGAGGAGGAGGATGCGGAGATCATCGTCAAGATTTTTGTGGAGTTCTCCGTAGCCTCTGAGACTCACAAGGCCATTCAGGCCCTCAATGGGCGCTGGTTTGCCGGTCGCAAGGTGGTGGCTGAAGTGTATGACCAGGAGCGTTTTGATAACAGTGACCTTTCTGCGTGA